TTATCACCCGATGCATCATTTGCCGGCGAAGCATCCAACGCATAAAAAATATCCGGTTTAATCATATTAGCCGCTACCTGTGCCCCGCGCAAACCAACCTCTTCCTGAACCGTTGCACCAGAATAAAGCTGGTTGGGCAGTGTTTCCCCTTGGAGTTCCTTTAATAGTTCAATGGCCAATCCGCATCCGTAACGATTATCCCAAGCCTTTGCCAGAATTTTTTTCTCATTTGCCATTGGTTCAAACGGGGTAACTGGAACAATGGTATCCCCTGGACGAACGCCAATATTTTTTACATCTTCTTGATCATCTGCTCCAATATCAATTAACATATTTTTTATTTCCATTGGCTTGCCACGTTGTGCTTCCGTTAATAAATGCGGCGGAATCGAAGCAATCACACCTGTTACCGGTCCATTTTTTGTCATCACCTGAACACGTTGTGCGAGCATTACCTGGCTCCACCAGCCTCCCAAGGTCTGAAAACGAATCATTCCATTATCTGTAATTTGTGTCACCATAAAGCCGACTTCATCCATGTGTCCTGCTACCATCACAGTCGGCCCTTTGCCATGCTTCACTCCAAATGTACCGCCCAGATTATCCTGGACGATTTCATCGGAATATTTATTTAGTTCCTGTTTCATGAAATTCCGGACGGCATGTTCATTTCCCGGAGCTCCTTGCAATTCCGTTAAATGCTTAAATAACGCAAGTGTTTCTTTGTTCATAAAAAAAGCCTCCTATTCAATTCATACATCCTCAGTATATATATCACTACTGCAAGTATACTTGAAAAAGTCCAACACTTTCCAGCCACAATGTTCAATTATTTGTATTTCCCAATCACTATACGATATACTACACATATAGCAGACATTGAATCTTACTAAACAGAGGTGAATAAATTGAGCAAAAAGAAAGTATTACTTGCTGCAGCGTTCGGTATTGCAATCGGTTATATTGCACGTGAACAAGTAAACAATCAAACCAAAGTCACTCCAGAAAAAGCATTAAATCATGCTAAAGAAATGTTTAAACGTAAAGGGCCTATCAGTGGTTCCTGGATTTATATGAAACCGGAAGAATTAGAAAGAAACGGTCTGCTTTACGATGTATATCGTGGAGGAGTAACCAGAAACATTGATGGAACGAATAAGCAATACGATTTCTATGTAGACACAGCAACTGGTGCCGTTATAGATACAGAAGCAGCAGTTTAATATGTTTTTTTCAGAAGGCAGCATCCTCATTTCAGAGACATGCTGCCTTCTTTGGTTTTTTAAACAATCCGATCGACAGGATTTGTACATGTTTTGCTTTGATTGTTCATCATAATATCAATTGTTTCATCTTAAAAAAGATACAATGCCAAGCTGTAAACTCCTTCTCGCACCTTCCCTATGCTTCACGAACCTATTACATTGTTGGCGTCACTCCCAAAAACAGGTTATTATTCACAACTTAAATAATGTGGCAAATTGATGAACATTCTGCTATGATTGTTAGCGAATTCACATAATTTTTATTGTGAATAATATCACATTGTAATTTGGAGGTAGATGTATGAAGGAAAAAAACGCAGCAATCATTATCAGCATCATCATTCTATGCGCTTTTATTGTCCCTTTTACACTTCTTAACAATATTGAAAAATGGTATGGAAGCTTTCTTTTCTGGTTGATATTAACTTTTATTGTTATCGTTTTCAACGCAATATTGACAAAAGATTGGAGCGATGAAGAATGAATGTTTCGCTTATATGGTGGGGTTTGGGAATATATATCGTTATAGCCCTTGTCGTCGCATTTTTATCACGAACCGGCAAACAGACAAATATGGGCGCCTATTTTCTTGGAGACCGTAAACTTGGCGGTTTTGTTTCTGCATTAAGCTATAGCGCTACAACATATAGCGCATTTATGCTGGTGGGATTAGCGGGTCTTACCTATCAGGGCGGGATTGGTGCTCTTGGCTTTGAACTTATTTATTTAATGGGCGTTTCACTGATTGCTTTTTTTGGTCCCCGTTTTTGGATTGCCGGAAAAAAATACGGTTATATTACACCATCTGAAATGATTGGGGACCGCTATCAAAGTAAAGCAGCTGCGATTGCCATCGCTGTTAGCAACTGTCTGTTTTTAATTCCATATAGTGCTGTACAGCTGGCGGGTGTCGGGTATCTGTTACAAGGTGTCTCCAACCAGCAAATTTCTTTTAGCACCGGGGTTATCATCGCTGTCGTCTTAGCCATCTTTTTTGCATACATAGCCGGAATACGTTCCGTTGCCTGGACAGATTCCTTGCAGTCCCTGTTTATGATTATCGGGTCTATCTTCGTCGTCCTCTTTTTAATCCGTGAAATTGGCGGTTTGACAGGTTTTTTCCAGCAGTTGGAAAATCACCATCCGGAGATGTTGACGGTACCAGGTAATGGATATTTCAGCTTTCTATCTTTTATCGGATTAACCATACCGTGGTTTTTCTTTAGCATTTCCAATCCGCAAGTCAGTCAACGACTGTTTATGCCAGCTTCATTAAAAAGCATGCGGCATATGTTGTTAGGTTTTATGATTTTTGGTTTTGTCTATACACTCGTGTCTATATTCTGGGGTTACTCCGCATTCTTATTAGAACCCGGTTTAGATAATCCCGATTTAGCGACGCCGGTCGTACTGACATCAACGGGAGTACCCCCTGTTTTAGCGGTTATTGTGATGATAGGTATTATTGCAGCTGCTGTATCCACCATCGATTCTATTCTGCTGACTGTATCATCTATGTTTGCAAAAGATGTCTATGGAAATATCCGCCAAAGTGCAACAGATCAGGTTCAGCTTCAGATTGGTAAATGGATTATTCCTGTTATTGCCCTGTTGGCTTATTTATTTGCAGAATTACAATTGGATTTAATAGCGGTCTTATCCGTTGCTTCTTCTGCCGGTTTGATTGTTGTTGTCCCGACAATTATCGGAACTTTCTTTTGGAAAAGAGGAACAGCAGCTGCTGTATTAGCAAGCACCATCATTCCCGGTGCTGTTGTCTTACTCCTGGAGCTGCTCCAAGCAAAGCCGCTTGGTCTGGCTTCCGGTTTATGGGGTCTGATACTTTCTGCATTCTTATTTATCACTGTCAGTTTGTTTACGAAACCTCCTGCAGAGAAAGCAAATGAATTTATTGGATATATTAATGCAAATCTTCATCTTAAAAAATAATATTAAAAAACAGCGTGCAGGCCATTCAACTGCACGCTGTTTTATGTTAAAGAAGCTAGTATTTGACGCTGTTGTTTCTTAACCATTTCCATTTGTTCTTCCAATTGTCTTTGTGTTTCTTCCCTTACATGGTCTTCTTTTCTTTCCAGCAGCGTTTGATAGGCGTCCTCATACTTTCCGTATATATAATATAGGTTTTCTAATTCATGATGCGACAAAAAACGAACCAATTCCATCCTCTCCTTTTCGTTACATAGTATTACTACTATATGCAAAGGAAGGGCATGTTATACCTGTTTTTTCAATTATAGGCACAATGAAAATCAATGCTGCACCATGAAAAATTCTTGCCAATGTTTTCATATGGCTTTGCCTTTTCTGTTATTCTTCTTCTCTTTTTTCTTTGTTTCGCACATACTTCTCCAGTTTATCCAATTCATAAAAGAGCTCTACAATACTGTTGGCAACTGGAAAGACATAATGCCATTTTTCATAATCTGTACCTTGCAATGCTTCAATTAGATTATTGATTGTTACACTCATTGCTTGCTTTGTCTCTTTTTGCAAGTCTCTATCCAGGACAATGCGATCTTCATACATCAGAAAGACATTTTCACTATAGTTATTAATTTCACTCACCAGCTTTTTAATTAAGAACGACTTGCCGGCAGCCATTTGTTCAATTTCTTTTAAATTCTTTTCCAGCTCAACAATCAGCGTATGTTTTTTCCGCAATACTTGTATCATTTGCTTGTAAATCACGATATTCCGGAAAAAAGAACGGCGTTTTCGAATAAAAAGCCTATTTTTCTCATCCGTAATAATATCAAAATAGTCCCTTATCTTATTGATTTGTTTTTCTACATTTCTTTCTTCATCACGGATTTGCGGAACACTCATCGTATTGCTCGGAATAACACGCAGTAGAAAATGAGAACTTTCACTGGCTTCCTTAATCATCTGAAATAAAATCTTTTGATGGTTGGGCGGATTAACGAATACATTCACAATAAATGCAGAAACAACCCCTATTGCGACAAGCGATACACGCGATAAAATATATACGAAATTAATATGATCGCCTTGGCTCGCCACCATCATACTGACAATGGTTAAGACCGTTAAATTGGTTGTCTTGGTTAACCCCAGCCTGATATTAATCGCAATTGATAAAATAACGACTGCCCCGACCGATATCGGATGACTGCCAAGTAAAAATACGCCTAAAATGGCTAGTGTTCCTCCTATCGAGTTACCAATAACGACTTCTTTTATATAATTAAAAGACCGCATGATAGAAGGCTGCATCGCTATAACAGACGCAATCGCTGCAATAACTGCATATTGCATATCAAAGATACTGGTAATTAATAACGTCAACGTTACTGCCAGCCCTGTTTTTAACATCCTGGGACCGATATTAAATTCCATTTATCTGCACCTCTCTAGAAGTAGTATACAGCTTTCCTGCAAACATGTCATCAGAAAACGCAAGCAGTTGATGCGCCCCGGCTCTTACCTTATATCGATAAGCTGCACATGTTTTCGTGGGTGGGACAAGCAGTCCCAATGTCATCAGGTTAATGAATTTTATAAAAATTATATTCGATACGGATAGTTAGCAATAAAACTATCTAGCGAAGGAAAAACACGGAGACTCCTGTGGGAATGCGCAGTGTGAAGACCCCGCAGAAAAAAGTGAACTTCTTTTTTCGAGGAGGCTGAGGACAAGCCCACGGAAAGCGTAGTGTTTTTCCGTAGCGATCATATTAACCTGACGACATTGCAAGCAGTCCCAGCTCTGCCCCAGGATATTTTTAATATCACGTATACATATTGCCAGTTAAAAGCTTCTTGAGCAATTCTCTCCTCTGAAACCTTTACAGTTGAATCGACAAGTATTGTATCTCCACATACTCATCGATGCCATGATGACCGCCTTCCCGGCCAAGACCACTTTCTTTAAATCCTCCGAATGGGGCTTGTGCTGTTGTTGGCGCTCCATCATTAATACCGACAATGCCATACTCTAATTGTTCACTGACTTCTATTGCTGTCGTCAGATTTTCTGTAAATAAATAGGATGCCAATCCATAAGGAGAATGATTCGCACGTGCTATCGCCTCTTCCTTGGTTTGAAAAGTTGCAATAGGAGCTAATGGTCCAAAGGTTTCTTCCTGCATACATATCATATCGTCATTCACATGCGTTAAAATCGTTGGACTAAAAAATAAATCTTCATTTGCTGTTTCGTCTCCTAACAGTTTCTCCGCCCCTTTGTCAAGCGCATCCTCGATATGATATTGTACTTTTTCAACGGCAGATTGGTCGATTAAAGGACCAATATCTACGCCTTCTTCCAAACCGTCTCCCACCTTAAGCTGTGCAACTTTTTCCTTAAAAGCCTTTGCGAATTCCTGTTCAATGGATTCATGTACATAAATCCGATTAGCGCATACACAGGTTTGGCCCGCATTACGATATTTGGAAGCAATCGCTCCTTTGACGGCTTTTTCAATATCTGCATCTTCCATAACAATCAACGGGGCATGACCGCCTAGTTCCAATGAGAGTTTCTTTACTGTATCTGCCGATTTTTGCATGAGTAATTTTCCGACTTCTGTAGAACCTGTAAATGAAATTTTTCGGACACGTTCGTCTTCCATCCATGCATCACTAATCTCCCCGGAGCTTCCTGTAACGATTTGCAGCACACCTTCGGGAATACCTGCTTCTACGGCAAGTTCCCTAAGCCGGATAGCTGTTAAAGGGGTAGCGCTGGCGGGTTTTACAACAGCTGTACATCCCGCTGCCAGTGCTGGCGCAACTTTCCGGGTAATCATAGCCGCCGGAAAATTCCATGGCGTAATCGCTGCAATGACGCCAACCGGCTGCCGATTAACAACAATACGCTTATCACTGGCAGTGGCTGGAATCGTTTCACCATAAAGTCTTTTTCCCTCTTCTGCATACCAGGAAATAAAACTGTTGGCATACCGAATTTCACCCGTTGCTTCTTTCAACGGTTTTCCCTGCTCAATGGTCATGATTCTGGCTAATTCTGCTTCATGCTTTTCTACAAGCGCAAACCATTTGTTTAACAAAGCACTTCTTTCATAGACAGATTGTTTAGACCATTCCTGAAAAGCTTGGTAGGCTTTATCAACGGCCTGCGCTGCTTCTTCCTTCCCTCCTTTTAAAACTGTATCCACGATGTCACCTGTTGCTGGATTTGTTACTTCAATAACTTCTTTCCTTTTTGTCATTCGAACACCCTCCAACTTTTATGATATGTTTGACTATACCCCGATTATACATCTTAAAATCATTTATATCACGAAAATAACGGCTCTTCATCAAAATCTACAGGTGACAAATGGCTATATTTTGGATAGTAGCAACTGCTACGGAAAAAACACTGCGCCAGCCAGTGTCATTAACGTATTTATGACATAATATCAACCATAGATTCCGGTGTCGAATCAAAATAACATGTAAAAAACTCCTGGACGGTACACATTGTCCAGGAGTTTTTCAAATTATTTCACCGTATAGCTGCGGATATGGTCTTTTACACCCGCTAAACAAATTTTTGCCGGGTCTTCGTTTGTATTCAGCTGTTTTTCACTGCCATCTGTCGGCAATGTTTCCTCAAATACTTCTTCGTATGTTGCTACAGAGATACGTTCTCTGTTTTCAAACATAGACTGGTGCTCTGCGGTTAGCAGGTGTGCTTTGAAGCCGGTCTGAAGTTTTCCGGATAAGAATTCACCGACAGCTCCAGATCCATAACTATACAAGCCGATTGTATCGCCCTCTTTTAAATCATCCTGATTTTCTAATAAGGAAATCAGACTGAGGTAAAGCGAACCTGTATAGATATTTCCAACATGACGGTTGTATTTTGTACTGATTTGATAATTATTTTTTAACCGTTCCTGTTCTTCTTCAGGGGCATCTTCAATCACGGTACGTAATGCTTTCCAGCCCATTTTCGTGTATGGGAGATGGAAAGCAATCGCAGCAAAATCTGCTAAATTTCTTCCTGTCTGCTCCTGATAGTCTTTCCATACTTTTTGGAAGAAAGCAATATATTGTTCATTGGAGTACTTGCCATCTACAAAAGCCGTTGAAGAATAGACCGGCCTCCAGAAGTCCATGATATCGTCTGTATAATACGTGCTTTCCTTTTCCAATTCAAGTAATCTTGGAGAGGCACTGACTAAAATAGCAACCGCACCAGCACCTTGTGTTGATTCACCGGGCGTATTTAAACCATAGCGTGCAATATCAGATGCCAATATAAGTACTTTTTTATCCGGATGAAGCGCGATATGTCCTTTGGCCATTTGTATGCCTGCAGTCGCGCCATAGCAAGCCTGTTTTATTTCTACAGAACGTGCTTTAGGATTCAGTCCTAATAATTGATGGACATATACAGCAGCCGATTTGGAATGATCCACACCAGATTCTGTTCCAAACAGTACTAAATCAATCGCATTTTTATCTTCTTCGTCTAAGATTTGTTCTGCTGCATTGGCTGCCAATGAAACAGGATCCTGCGTAATCGGCGGAACAGCCATTTCGTCCTGCCCCAGACCAATCGTGAATTTGCCCGGGTCAATTCCACGTTCTTTCGCTAAATCGTTCATATCTACATATAGATGCGGTGCATAAAATCCCAGCTTATCAATACCAATCTTCACAATGATTCCTACCCTTCTCCTGACTATAATAAAGACTTCTAAGCGTCTTGATTACACATTAAAATATCTGTCGAAAAATACAATAATTAAATGATAATACACGGGCTATTTAAATAGCAAACAATATAACGAATTTTTAGGGAATGCACCATTAGTGAAAAGCTTCTTTCTTATTTCACGACAATTTCTGTTTTACTATAACCTTCTTTTGTTTTATGCACCTCAATAGCTGCCGGAAAGACGTCTTTGAGTTCTTGAACATGGGAAATAACACCAATCATTCGTCCGGATTGCTGTAGTTGTATCAACGCATCAATAGCTTTACGGAGGGATTCTTCATCCAATGAGCCGAATCCTTCATCAATAAACATGGTTTGAATCACAATATTTCCTTGAAAGCTTTGGATAACATCACTCATTCCCAGAGCAAGGCAAAGGGAGGCATGGAATTTCTCTCCTCCAGATAAGGTTTTTACATCCCGTGTCTGGCCTGTATATTGGTCATATACGTCCAATCCTAAACCGCTCTGTTTTCCGCGTGCTTCCTGACGGTCACTTCTTATCAAGTAGAATTGGCCATTCGAAAGATCATGTAAACGTAAATTGGCAGCCTCAATAATCTGATCCAAATATTCCATTTGCAAATACCTTTCAAAAGATACCTTCTTCGGATTCTGACCCCGCAGTGTGTCATATAATTCTGTAACAAGCCCGCTTTTCTTTTCCAAATCCGCTGCCTGAAGATGGAACTCTTGCAGCTGATTGATATAGAATGTCATATCTTTTTTATCCTGCTGCAGCTGCTGTAATTTTTCAAGACTGGATGTTGTTTCTTGCTTCCATTTCGCTAAAACAGCTTCTATCTCGGATTCATCCTGCTTGGGTTGGCCTTCTAATTTTTTCTCCAGCTCTGAAATTTGCTTTTCCAATTGATAACCCTGTTTCTCATAATCCGCGATTTTTTGTTTCACTGATTGATAGGTTGCTTCATCCCATTTCGCTTCCTGATAAGCCTGTTCCGTAAAATCTGCCTGTTCCAATTTCTCTTGCAACGTTTTTTCCAGCGCTTCTGTTTTCTGCTTCATTTTCGTTTTATTTTCTTTGAGATGATAGACGTCCGCTGTCCATTTTGTAAAAGCTTCATGAACGTTTTTATAATTTTCCTGAACTTCTTTCCAGCGCTGTTCAAGCTGCTGTTTTTCCGCTTTTAACTTATTGATTTCCGTTTCCAATTCAGAAAGAACACGTAAAGTTTCAGGAATCTGTGTTAATTGCTGCTGATAGACCGCTTCTTTACTTTGATAATCCGATTGCAGCTGATTGACCTGATTACTTTTTTCAGTCCATTCCCTCTCCCTTTTCTTCTGATCCTGCCGCTCGCTAGCCAATTCTTTTTTGCATTCAGCTAAACGGACTTTGGAGCGGTTTAAACGGTCCTCTTCCGCTTTTTGCTGTTTCCCTTTTTCAACGATTTCCTGATAACGTTGTTCCGGGGCGGCATAATCTAACTGATGATGGTCGAGTTCTTCTTCCATTTCTTTTCTTTCAGCTTGAAGCGACTTTAAATTCGCATGCTGTTCCCGCCAGACCGACTCATTTTGCTCCATCTGCTTTTTCGCCTGTTCCAGCTCTTCTTTACTGACTTCTGCCTCTTGTGTTGCTGCTAGAGACGGGTGTTCCAAACTGCCGCAAACCGGGCATGCTTCCCCTTCATGTAAATGGGTCGCCAATACATGCGCCTGATTGGCAAACCAAGCCTGTTCCAACCGGGTATAATGTTCTTTTTTTTGCAGATAAACAGCTTCTTTCTCCTTTTGGTCCGTTTCTCCTTTTTGTATTTGCGCTAATTTATCTCGATATTTTTTCATCAGCATAGCTTGTTCACGCAGAACAGTTAATGCTTCTTTGACTGTATTCAGCTGTTCTGCCTCGTTGTCTAATTCCTGCTCTTCTTTTTCTAAGTGTTCGATTTTTTTATTTTGTTCTTCCCGGAAACTTTTTAATTTTTCAAGCTGTTCTTTTTCTTGTTTGACGTCTTCTCCCAGCTTTTTGATTGCTTGTTTCTTTACTTCCAGTTCTTTAACAACAGGTAAAAACCCTTCGAGCCGATTTACTTCTATGGAAATGTTGTCTCGTTTTTCTGTATTTTCCTGTTCCTTTTTCCAATCAGCTTCCGCCTGCAATTTTTGTTTTTCCATCGTATCTTGCTGCGCTTCCAGCTGTTGCAGCCGCTTGCTTGCTTCTTGAAACTCTTTACTTGCTTCGTTACGCTGCTGTTCATACGGAAAGATTAATTTTGCCTGTTCAGCTGAAAACAACCCTTTTTTGAGGGTATCCATTTCTTTTGCTTGTTCTTTCCAAGCTGTCAGGTTCTTTTGATACATCTCCAGTTCCGAAAAACGTTCATTTATCTGTTTCACTTGAAATAATCGATTTTGCGTACGTTCTTGTTGTTTGGACGCCTCTTTATATTGGGTATCCACTTTTGTGATGATGTCTTCATGCTGTTTCAATTCCGTTTGCAAAGCTTCCATTATTTGACTCGTGTTGACATGGTCCCGATCTGCCAGTTCACGTATGGGAGAATCTTCCGCGAGTTCCAGAGCAAAAACTTGTGTCCGCAGCTGTTCCATCCGGTTAAGAATACGCTGATTTTCTGTCTCTATGGCTGCTTTTCTTTGCCGGAGTAATTCATTGAGATATTTATAATGTTCCGTTTTGAACAAGCGTCTCAAAATTTCTTCCTTATTTTCTGTACCGGAAGTAAGCAGTTTTCGAAATTCACCTTGGGGAAGCATCACAATTTGTTTAAATTGATCCGGTGTCAGCCCAATAATATCTTCTACCTTCTGATCAATTTCACTGACCATTTGTCTGTCCACACAAGGGACTTCGCCGTCTGCACGCACTTCATAAAATTCACATTTATCTCCTGTTTTACTTTTATTCCCTTTTTTAATATGACCAAGCTGCCGGAAAATACGATACGTTTTATCCTGGATTTGAAAAATCAGTTCTGCTGAAGTATGTATTTCTTCATCTGCAAAGTCACTGCGCAGCATACGCTGATCTTCCCTGTCAGATCCGCTCGCTCTGCCATATAACGCAAAGGCAATTCCGTCAAATAAAGTCGTTTTTCCTGCTCCTGTTTTCCCGGAGATAACAAACAATGTATTTCCTTGAAGCTCGGAAAAATCAATCGTCTCTTTTTCTTTATAAGGTCCAAAAGCATTTAATGTTAAACGTAATGGCTGCATTCTCTTCTCACCTGCTTTTTTATCTGGATGCTTTTCGTTTACTGTTTGGCATCCTGGATTTCCTGAAATAGTTCTTTCATCAACGTATTCATTTCTTCAGACGCTTCTTTATCTGCCACTTCCTGATAAAAAGCATCAAATAATTCCATATCACTCAACCCTGTTTTAGAAGGCTGCTTTTCATCATGATGATTCCTTTCTACCGTTGTTCTTACTCTTTCCACATGCATGGCATTAGGAAAAATGGATCGTACTTTTTCCATTGGTGATAAAACCGGCAGTTCATCAAGTAATTGCACAAATACATAGTCTTCGCTCCGAGGCTGTTTATAGATTTCTTCCATTTCCATTTTGACAGAACGGATATCACGTTTCGGAATAAGCCTTTTTTTCTCAACTTGCATCTCGCCTTTTCCATCCATTTCCACAACGATAAACCCTTTTTGATGATGTTCTTCAGATAAAGAATACTTCAAAATAGAACCGGAATAGCGTATTTTTTCATCCAGTACATGATGAGCCTGATGAAGATGTCCCAGCGCTGTATAATGAAAGTCTTCAAATAAGTGGGCATCTACATGCTCCGCACCGCCAATAGATAATGGACGTTCCGAATCACTTGTATTTTCTTCTGTTCCGCCGGAAGGAGTCACAAAAGCATGGCCAACATAAACATGTCGTGCGTCTTTATCCATCTTCTCTTTTATCCGCCCAACTAAAAAAGCTATCGCCTCCTGATGCGTACGAATATCCTCTTCTTGAAACAATGTTTTTACTACACTTGGATCAGCATAGGGAATCAGATGAAAATGAACCTCTCCAAATGCATCTGCAAGGACAACAGGTTTTATATCTTCTGACAGCTGGCCAATAATATGGTACCCTTTTTCCTTCATCAGCCTGCTGCCAAAATGCAGTCTGCCCGGGCTGTCGTGGTTACCGGCGATTGCTAATACCGGAATACCTAACTCGTTGACAATTCGATCCAATGTTTTATCTAACAAATCAACTGCTTCTACCGGCGGAACAGCGCGATCATATAAATCTCCGGCAATAATAACAGCGTCCGGTTTTTCCTGCTCCACCGCTTCAACAAATTGATTCAGAATATAAGCCTGATCTTCTGTCATATAGAGGCCCTGAACCAGCTTACCTAAATGCCAATCTGCTGTATGAATAAATTTCATTAAAAAAACCACCTTATTCTGAAAGTTGCTGTAATATATGCGTACCTATTACAGCAACCCCTCTTTTTCTATTAAATAACTATAAGGAATATCAAAAAATATATAGCGTTCTTGGGACAATGGATAAGCATATGTTCTAATCAGCTCTGAACGAGCAATATCTGTGTACAAATCGGATATAATGCCTTTTTTCTCCATGTTCATCCGCATGATATTCTCAAAAAAGTATGGTCGCCAGCTCCAGTTCTTATGCATTCCTTCCTCCATCAATATCCAATTTCCTTCTTCATCTTTCTCCACGTTTGCAGATACCTGCAATCCAACACTATTACAGATATAAATGCGGAAGACAAAGTTTTCACATCCCTCTCCAAGTCTTAACAACCATGTATCATCATTCGTCCGTTTCGTACGGGAAAGCAACTCATCAATTTTCCCATAAACGGTATCCAATAATTCATACTGCGCTTTTGCTTTCTGTTGTTCATAAGTCACAAATTCTCTAAAATACTCGGTTAAATCATTTTTACAGAAATCTTCTTCTATAAAATCCTGTTGCGGGTTCGTCAGATAACTTCCCTGATAATATTCCCCGCCGCTTTGCCAGGCAAAATTCAATTGTTTATAAGAACGTATTCCTTTGAATAATAAGGATGCGCCAATTTTTCTGGATAACATGGATACACCAAAGTAAACGTCTTTGTATAAATGCGGCAGCAAATCATCTTTCAAAAAGGATGTATCTACCTTAATAAAAGAAGGATGCAGAACAGCCAGCTGATTTAAACTGCCACTGGGATTTGCCATTTCAATACTTATTTTAACACCAATTGTTTTTAAATATTTTATGATATGGTTCAATTGGCCTGTGTTTTCCGGTAAGCAGGTATCCTTGATTTCAAG
The nucleotide sequence above comes from Oceanobacillus timonensis. Encoded proteins:
- a CDS encoding M42 family metallopeptidase, with the translated sequence MNKETLALFKHLTELQGAPGNEHAVRNFMKQELNKYSDEIVQDNLGGTFGVKHGKGPTVMVAGHMDEVGFMVTQITDNGMIRFQTLGGWWSQVMLAQRVQVMTKNGPVTGVIASIPPHLLTEAQRGKPMEIKNMLIDIGADDQEDVKNIGVRPGDTIVPVTPFEPMANEKKILAKAWDNRYGCGLAIELLKELQGETLPNQLYSGATVQEEVGLRGAQVAANMIKPDIFYALDASPANDASGDKKAFGQLGKGALLRIFDGTMITHKGLREFVLDTAESNDIPYQYFVSPGGTDAGRVHLSGDGVPSTVVGICSRYIHTSASIIHIDDYAAAKEMITKLVKSTDETVVSKLHQG
- a CDS encoding PepSY domain-containing protein, producing MSKKKVLLAAAFGIAIGYIAREQVNNQTKVTPEKALNHAKEMFKRKGPISGSWIYMKPEELERNGLLYDVYRGGVTRNIDGTNKQYDFYVDTATGAVIDTEAAV
- a CDS encoding sodium:solute symporter family protein — encoded protein: MNVSLIWWGLGIYIVIALVVAFLSRTGKQTNMGAYFLGDRKLGGFVSALSYSATTYSAFMLVGLAGLTYQGGIGALGFELIYLMGVSLIAFFGPRFWIAGKKYGYITPSEMIGDRYQSKAAAIAIAVSNCLFLIPYSAVQLAGVGYLLQGVSNQQISFSTGVIIAVVLAIFFAYIAGIRSVAWTDSLQSLFMIIGSIFVVLFLIREIGGLTGFFQQLENHHPEMLTVPGNGYFSFLSFIGLTIPWFFFSISNPQVSQRLFMPASLKSMRHMLLGFMIFGFVYTLVSIFWGYSAFLLEPGLDNPDLATPVVLTSTGVPPVLAVIVMIGIIAAAVSTIDSILLTVSSMFAKDVYGNIRQSATDQVQLQIGKWIIPVIALLAYLFAELQLDLIAVLSVASSAGLIVVVPTIIGTFFWKRGTAAAVLASTIIPGAVVLLLELLQAKPLGLASGLWGLILSAFLFITVSLFTKPPAEKANEFIGYINANLHLKK
- a CDS encoding FUSC family protein; protein product: MEFNIGPRMLKTGLAVTLTLLITSIFDMQYAVIAAIASVIAMQPSIMRSFNYIKEVVIGNSIGGTLAILGVFLLGSHPISVGAVVILSIAINIRLGLTKTTNLTVLTIVSMMVASQGDHINFVYILSRVSLVAIGVVSAFIVNVFVNPPNHQKILFQMIKEASESSHFLLRVIPSNTMSVPQIRDEERNVEKQINKIRDYFDIITDEKNRLFIRKRRSFFRNIVIYKQMIQVLRKKHTLIVELEKNLKEIEQMAAGKSFLIKKLVSEINNYSENVFLMYEDRIVLDRDLQKETKQAMSVTINNLIEALQGTDYEKWHYVFPVANSIVELFYELDKLEKYVRNKEKREEE
- a CDS encoding NAD-dependent succinate-semialdehyde dehydrogenase, which translates into the protein MTKRKEVIEVTNPATGDIVDTVLKGGKEEAAQAVDKAYQAFQEWSKQSVYERSALLNKWFALVEKHEAELARIMTIEQGKPLKEATGEIRYANSFISWYAEEGKRLYGETIPATASDKRIVVNRQPVGVIAAITPWNFPAAMITRKVAPALAAGCTAVVKPASATPLTAIRLRELAVEAGIPEGVLQIVTGSSGEISDAWMEDERVRKISFTGSTEVGKLLMQKSADTVKKLSLELGGHAPLIVMEDADIEKAVKGAIASKYRNAGQTCVCANRIYVHESIEQEFAKAFKEKVAQLKVGDGLEEGVDIGPLIDQSAVEKVQYHIEDALDKGAEKLLGDETANEDLFFSPTILTHVNDDMICMQEETFGPLAPIATFQTKEEAIARANHSPYGLASYLFTENLTTAIEVSEQLEYGIVGINDGAPTTAQAPFGGFKESGLGREGGHHGIDEYVEIQYLSIQL
- a CDS encoding hydroxymethylglutaryl-CoA synthase; translation: MKIGIDKLGFYAPHLYVDMNDLAKERGIDPGKFTIGLGQDEMAVPPITQDPVSLAANAAEQILDEEDKNAIDLVLFGTESGVDHSKSAAVYVHQLLGLNPKARSVEIKQACYGATAGIQMAKGHIALHPDKKVLILASDIARYGLNTPGESTQGAGAVAILVSASPRLLELEKESTYYTDDIMDFWRPVYSSTAFVDGKYSNEQYIAFFQKVWKDYQEQTGRNLADFAAIAFHLPYTKMGWKALRTVIEDAPEEEQERLKNNYQISTKYNRHVGNIYTGSLYLSLISLLENQDDLKEGDTIGLYSYGSGAVGEFLSGKLQTGFKAHLLTAEHQSMFENRERISVATYEEVFEETLPTDGSEKQLNTNEDPAKICLAGVKDHIRSYTVK